The following proteins are co-located in the Macadamia integrifolia cultivar HAES 741 chromosome 3, SCU_Mint_v3, whole genome shotgun sequence genome:
- the LOC122074596 gene encoding S-adenosylmethionine synthase 1-like, whose translation MDTFLFTSESVNEGHPDKLCDQVSDAILDACLEQDPESKVACETCTKTNMVMVFGEITTKAKVDYEKIVRDTCRGIGFVSADVGLDADKCNVLVNIESQSPDIAQGVHGHLTKKPEEIGAGDQGHMFGYATDETPELMPLTHVLATKLGAKLTEVRKNGTCAWLRPDGKTQVTVEYKNEGGAMVPLRVHTVLISTQHDETVTNDQIAKDLKEHVIKPIIPAQYMDENTIFHLNPSGRFVIGGPHGDAGLTGRKIIIDTYGGWGAHGGGAFSGKDPTKVDRSGAYIVRQAAKSVVASGLARRCIVQVSYAIGVPEPLSVFVDTYKTGTIPDKDILALIKENFDFRPGMIAINLDLKRGGNFRYQKTAAYGHFGRDEPDFTWETVKVLKNAKA comes from the coding sequence ATGGACACCTTCCTATTCACCTCAGAATCTGTCAACGAGGGCCACCCAGACAAGCTCTGCGACCAGGTTTCTGATGCCATCCTTGATGCCTGCCTAGAACAAGATCCTGAGAGCAAGGTTGCCTGTGAGACATGCACCAAGACCAACATGGTCATGGTCTTCGGTGAGATCACCACCAAGGCCAAGGTGGACTATGAGAAGATTGTCCGAGACACCTGCAGAGGCATCGGATTTGTTTCAGCTGATGTGGGTCTTGATGCCGACAAATGCAATGTTCTTGTCAACATTGAGTCGCAGAGCCCCGACATTGCCCAGGGTGTTCACGGTCACCTTACAAAGAAGCCTGAGGAAATTGGAGCTGGTGACCAAGGTCACATGTTCGGTTATGCCACAGATGAAACCCCTGAGCTGATGCCCCTTACCCATGTCCTGGCTACAAAGCTTGGGGCAAAACTCACTGAAGTGAGGAAGAATGGGACCTGCGCGTGGCTAAGGCCTGATGGCAAGACCCAAGTGACTGTTGAGTACAAAAATGAAGGTGGTGCCATGGTTCCTCTCAGGGTCCACACTGTCCTCATTTCAACTCAACATGATGAGACTGTCACAAACGACCAGATCGCCAAGGACCTGAAGGAGCATGTGATCAAGCCAATCATCCCAGCCCAGTATATGGATGAAAACACCATCTTCCACCTCAACCCATCTGGTCGTTTCGTCATTGGTGGACCTCATGGTGACGCAGGCCTCACTGGCCGCAAGATCATCATCGACACTTATGGTGGGTGGGGTGCCCATGGTGGTGGTGCTTTCTCTGGCAAGGACCCAACCAAGGTGGACCGCAGCGGTGCTTACATAGTCAGGCAGGCCGCCAAAAGTGTTGTGGCCTCTGGGCTTGCTCGACGCTGCATTGTGCAGGTCTCTTATGCAATTGGTGTTCCGGAGCCTTTGTCTGTGTTTGTTGATACTTACAAGACCGGTACGATACCGGACAAGGACATACTTGCTCTGATCAAGGAGAATTTCGATTTCAGGCCAGGGATGATTGCCATTAACCTCGACCTGAAAAGGGGAGGCAACTTCAGGTACCAGAAGACTGCTGCTTATGGGCATTTCGGCCGGGATGAACCAGATTTCACTTGGGAGACTGTGAAGGTCCTCAAGAATGCCAAGGCTTGA
- the LOC122073518 gene encoding 1,4-dihydroxy-2-naphthoyl-CoA thioesterase 1-like, translating to MGSVSESSSSKTASLDKLLHMFGFEIEEVSPKRLTGHLKVTDKCCQRWKVLHGGIVALIAESLASMGAHMASGFRRIAGIELSINHLAEAHLGDVVMADAAPVNLGRTLQVWRVQLWKINPSAPESTKVLISTSNVSIISNLPIPVNVKNAAVPLMKYAKL from the exons ATGGGATCTGTTTCAGAGTCATCATCGTCAAAGACAGCGTCTCTGGATAAACTACTCCATATGTTTGGGTTTGAGATAGAGGAAGTATCGCCCAAGAGGCTAACGGGACATCTCAAGGTGACCGATAAGTGTTGCCAG AGATGGAAGGTGTTGCACGGAGGCATAGTGGCACTGATTGCGGAGTCACTGGCAAGCATGGGAGCTCATATGGCGTCGGGATTTCGTCGGATCGCCGGAATTGAGCTGAGTATCAACCATTTGGCCGAAGCTCACCTGGGAGACGTGGTTATGGCCGACGCCGCACCGGTCAATCTCGGCCGAACTCTCCAG GTATGGAGGGTGCAACTATGGAAGATCAATCCTTCAGCCCCTGAGAGTACAAAAGTTTTGATATCAACATCCAATGTTAGCATTATATCAAACTTGCCCATTCCAGTGAATGTGAAAAATGCTGCTGTGCCCCTCATGAAGTATGCAAAGTTATAA
- the LOC122073892 gene encoding protein-lysine methyltransferase METTL21D, protein MDADRLNSPSTSAIILEILSHQLHFSQDPNSKHLGTTVWDSSVVFAKFLERNCRKGRFCPTKLKGKRVIELGAGCGVAGFGMALLGCDVISTDQVEVLPLLMKNIQRNTSRVMQTNPDSASFGSIQVMELDWGNQEHIKTVDPPFDYIIGTDVVYAEYLLEPLLKTIISLSGPRTTILLGYEIRSTTVHEQMLRMWKNNFDVKTIPKGKMDSKYQHASIQLFMMGLKPGLGSSENTAQLSDGKSSEVRAEGSDASEENGESSSEVEEVEDTGSTAINEDSQPIVAPNNEKLSDWEARRYGSMAARLLRDVKIT, encoded by the exons ATGGATGCTGACAG GTTAAATTCTCCAAGTACCTCGGCAATTATACTTGAAATTCTGAGCCATCAATTACATTTTTCTCAG GATCCTAATTCCAAACATTTGGGAACTACAGTATGGGACTCATCAGTTGTATTTGCGAAGTTTCTG GAAAGGAATTGCAGGAAGGGTAGGTTTTGCCCAACTAAATTGAAGGGGAAACGTGTTATAGAACTTGGAGCTGGTTGTGGAGTTGCTGGATTTG GCATGGCGTTGCTAGGGTGTGATGTTATTTCTACGGATCAAGTTGAGGTTTTGCCTTTACTAATGAAGAACATCCAGCGGAACACTTCAAGAGTCATGCAGACAAACCCTGATTCAG CATCATTTGGTTCGATTCAAGTTATGGAGTTGGATTGGGGCAATCAGGAGCATATAAAGACTGTCGATCCTCCATTTGATTATATCATTGGCACTGATGTT gTTTATGCAGAGTATCTCTTGGAACCACTCTTGAAGACCATAATATCATTATCTGGACCTAGAACCACAATCCTG TTGGGATATGAGATTCGGTCTACAACTGTCCATGAACAAATGCTTCGCATGTGGAAGAACAACTTTGACGTGAAGACCATTCCGAAGGGGAAG ATGGATAGTAAGTATCAACATGCCAGTATCCAACTTTTTATGATGGGGTTAAAGCCTGGACTAGGGTCTTCAGAGAACACAGCCCAGTTGTCTGATGGGAAGAGTAGTGAGGTTAGAGCAGAAGGTAGTGATGCAAGTGAAGAGAATGGTGAGAGCTCTAGTGAGGTGGAGGAAGTAGAAGATACTGGTTCTACGGCAATTAATGAGGACAGCCAGCCAATTGTGGCTCCCAATAATGAGAAGCTCAGTGACTGGGAAGCAAGGAGATATGGATCCATGGCAGCACGGCTTCTCCGAGATGTGAAGATAACTTAA
- the LOC122073893 gene encoding protein FLOWERING LOCUS D-like, whose product MNPSNSSQIPEQNQIVLPIPMENSFQIINSHPNPNQHNSDPIADPTHNPNPNSNLLPLLSIPRKRKRGKVNRKPSSFLLHNQVFPPLSFLNGNNVNGNNEVVSSSLSSSIKSLPITFVESSTTSQAPSVAPDISEEIIVINKEATAEALIALSAGFPADSLTDEEIEAGIVSVIGGIEQVNYILIRNHILTKWRENVSTWLSKESFSDSIPWHCDSLLNSAYNYLVSHGYVNFGVAPAIKEKIPADATKPNVIVIGAGLAGLAAARQLMAFGFKVVILEGRKRAGGRVYTKKMEGANKSAAAELGGSVLTGTLGNPLGILAKQLLYPMHKVRDKCPLYSPDGKPVDPDIDSKVETAFNRLLDQASRLRQLMGEVSVDVSLGAALETFREVYGDAVNAEEMNLFHWHLANLEYANAGLLSKLSFAFWDQDDPYDMGGDHCFLPGGNGRLVQALAENLPILYEKTVHTIRYGSEGVQVVAGNQVFEGDMALCTVPLGVLKSGSIKFIPELPQRKLDGIKRLGFGLLNKVAMLFPHVFWGSDLDTFGHLSDDPSRRGEFFLFYSYATVAGGPLLIALVAGEAALKFESMAPTDAVTRVLQILKGIYEPQGIDVPDPIQTVCTRWGSDPFSLGSYSNVAVGASGDDYDILAENVGDGRLFFAGEATTRRYPATMHGAFLSGLREAASMANHANARSLQSKVERSPSKDAQSCADLLADLFREPDLEFGSFAVIFGPKSDPKSMAILRVTFGGPRKKNNEVSKPDQQHSNKLLFQQLQSHFNQQQQLHVYTLLSSQQVLELREVRGGDETRLNYLSEKLGVKLVGRRGLGSAADSVIAAIKAERGNRRPTSTSLALKSGTPKQKKPSSSKLALVRRTKVVNSNNDSAPVPS is encoded by the exons atgaACCCATCAAATTCCAGTCAAATCCCGGAGCAGAACCAGATAGTTCTTCCCATCCCCATGGAGAACAGTTTCCAGATCATCAACTCACATCCAAACCCTAACCAGCATAATTCAGACCCGATCGCTGACCCTACCcataaccctaaccctaattcgAATCTACTGCCCTTACTCTCAATCCCCAGAAAGCGAAAGCGAGGCAAGGTTAATCGGaagccttcttcttttcttcttcacaacCAGGTTTTCCCGCCACTTTCCTTTCTCAATGGCAACAACGTTAACGGTAATAACGAAgtcgtttcttcttctttatcttcttctatCAAATCCTTACCCATCACTTTCGTGGAGAGCTCAACGACTTCTCAAGCGCCTTCTGTCGCTCCGGACATCTCCGAGGAGATCATCGTTATTAACAAAGAAGCGACGGCCGAAGCTCTCATCGCTTTGTCCGCAGGCTTCCCCGCCGATTCACTGACCGACGAGGAAATCGAAGCCGGGATCGTTTCTGTCATCGGAGGGATCGAACAGGTTAATTACATACTAATCCGAAACCACATCCTCACTAAATGGAGAGAAAACGTGTCCACTTGGCTCAGCAAAGAATCCTTCTCCGATTCTATACCCTGGCACTGCGATTCCCTCTTGAATTCCGCCTATAACTACCTGGTTTCTCATGGATACGTTAATTTTGGGGTTGCTCCGgcaatcaaagagaagattccGGCAGATGCAACCAAGCCAAACGTGATTGTGATCGGAGCTGGGCTGGCTGGTTTGGCCGCTGCGAGGCAGTTAATGGCGTTTGGGTTTAAGGTGGTCATCTTGGAAGGCAGGAAAAGGGCCGGTGGACGCGTCTACACCAAGAAAATGGAGGGCGCCAACAAAAGCGCCGCTGCAGAATTAGGGGGCAGTGTATTGACTGGTACTCTAGGGAACCCACTTGGGATTTTGGCCAAGCAGCTTTTGTACCCTATGCATAAGGTGAGGGATAAATGCCCGCTTTACAGCCCAGATGGGAAACCAGTTGACCCTGACATAGATTCCAAGGTGGAGACAGCATTCAATCGGCTCTTGGACCAGGCAAGCAGACTTAGGCAGTTGATGGGGGAGGTCTCTGTAGATGTCTCATTGGGTGCAGCATTGGAGACCTTTCGGGAGGTCTACGGGGATGCAGTGAATGCCGAAGAGATGAACTTGTTCCATTGGCATCTTGCGAACTTGGAGTATGCCAATGCCGGTTTGCTTTCGAAGCTCTCATTCGCCTTCTGGGACCAAGACGACCCTTACGATATGGGAGGGGATCACTGTTTCTTGCCGGGAGGAAATGGGAGGCTGGTTCAGGCATTGGCCGAGAACTTGCCCATCCTCTACGAGAAAACCGTGCATACGATCCGATATGGTAGTGAAGGGGTGCAGGTTGTTGCAGGGAACCAGGTTTTTGAAGGCGACATGGCGCTTTGCACTGTCCCACTTGGGGTTCTCAAGAGTGGTTCAATCAAGTTCATTCCTGAGCTGCCTCAGAGGAAGCTCGACGGGATAAAGAGATTAGGATTTGGATTGCTAAACAAGGTGGCTATGCTGTTTCCTCATGTGTTTTGGGGCAGTGATCTTGATACTTTTGGGCACCTTTCAGATGATCCCAGTCGTCGAGGAGAGTTTTTTCTGTTCTACAGCTATGCAACTGTGGCTGGTGGTCCGCTCTTGATTGCTTTAGTTGCAGGAGAAGCTGCTCTCAAGTTTGAGAGCATGGCCCCTACTGATGCTGTGACCCGGGTTCTTCAGATCCTCAAGG GTATTTACGAGCCTCAGGGAATTGATGTGCCAGATCCCATTCAAACTGTCTGCACCAGGTGGGGTAGCGACCCCTTCAGTTTAGGTTCTTATTCAAATGTAGCAGTTGGGGCTTCAGGTGATGATTATGATATCTTGGCAGAAAATGTTGGAGACGGGAGGCTCTTCTTTGCAGGGGAGGCCACAACTAGGAGATACCCTGCAACCATGCATGGGGCCTTCCTGAGTGGTCTAAGGGAAGCTGCTAGCATGGCTAACCATGCCAATGCTCGATCCTTGCAAAGTAAAGTTGAGAGGAGCCCCTCCAAGGATGCTCAGTCTTGTGCTGATTTACTAGCAGATTTATTCAGAGAACCTGATTTAGAATTCGGCAGCTTTGCTGTTATTTTTGGACCCAAGTCTGATCCCAAGTCCATGGCTATCTTGAGGGTCACCTTTGGTGGCCCTAGGAAGAAGAACAATGAAGTATCAAAGCCTGATCAACAGCACTCCAACAAGTTACTTTTTCAGCAGCTCCAATCACATTTTAATCAACAGCAACAGCTCCATGTCTACACATTGTTATCAAGTCAGCAGGTGCTTGAACTGAGAGAGGTGAGGGGAGGAGATGAGACGAGATTGAATTACCTAAGCGAAAAGCTTGGAGTGAAATTGGTGGGCAGGAGAGGTTTGGGATCCGCTGCAGATTCTGTTATTGCTGCCATAAAGGCTGAGAGGGGTAACCGCAGACCCACTTCAACTTCTTTAGCTCTCAAATCAG GAACACCAAAGCAGAAGAAACCCAGTTCTTCCAAGCTCGCATTGGTCAG AAGGACTAAAGTTGTGAATAGTAACAATGACTCAGCTCCAGTTCCCAGTTGA
- the LOC122073264 gene encoding alpha-L-fucosidase 1 — MREERNARDPTILTTKTREPMPYFTGIVFLLFSLIATTTTTAEAASSLSSSLPKPPPLPILPLPSAAQLSWQLGDMAIILHFGTNTFTDSEWGTGHADPSIFNPTKLDARQWVRVAKNAGFSRVILTAKHHDGFCLWPSAYTDYSVRSTSWKNGNGDVLADLADAAREAGIDLGVYLSPWDRHETSYGRTYEYNEHYMAQMSELLTGYGEIKEVWLDGAKAEGEKDMEYFFDSWFALIHQLQPGAVIFSDAGPDTRWIGDEAGVAGSTCWSLFNRSSAKIGDTDPQYSRGGDPYGHDWVPAECDVSIRSGWFWHASEHPKSAITLLDIYYNSVGRNCLFLLNVPPNSSGLISEEDIQVLEEFTKIRQTIFSHNLAKNAILTASSQRGGKSDSRFDPIHVLEEGIFTYWAPEEYQSDWAINLDFGEALSFNVLQVQEPIHMGQRIIDFHIDIHTKEDEWKTVISGTTVGYRRVLRFLTVKSQYLRIVFDKSRADPLISFLGIYFDPFSIVNDASVTNSTLYFNGTEVIRLTAYNHSLSAKM, encoded by the exons atgagggaggagagaaatgcTCGAGATCCCACTATCCTAACCACCAAAACCAGAGAACCCATGCCCTACTTTACTGGTAtcgtcttcctccttttctctctcattgcaaccacaacaacaacagcagaaGCAGCTTCCTCTCTTTCATCTTCTCTCCCAAAACCTCCCCCTCTGCCCATTCTACCTCTGCCCTCTGCGGCCCAGCTCTCATGGCAACTGGGAGATATGGCTATTATCCTGCATTTTGGGACCAACACCTTCACCGATTCTGAATGGGGCACAGGCCACGCCGACCCCTCCATCTTCAACCCTACCAAACTTGATGCCCGCCAATGGGTTCGGGTCGCGAAGAACGCTGGCTTCTCCCGTGTGATTCTCACTGCCAAGCACCATGACGGCTTCTGCCTCTGGCCCTCTGCCTACACCGATTACTCCGTCCGTTCCACCTCTTGGAAGAACGGCAACGGTGACGTTCTAGCTGATTTGGCCGACGCTGCTAGGGAGGCTGGTATCGATTTGGGTGTCTACCTCTCGCCTTGGGATCGTCACGAGACTTCCTATGGCAGGACTTATGAGTATAATGAGCACTATATGGCCCAGATGTCTGAATTGCTCACAGG ATATGGGGAGATCAAGGAGGTATGGTTGGATGGTGCCAAAGCAGAGGGAGAAAAGGATATGGAATACTTCTTTGATTCTTGGTTTGCTCTTATTCATCAGCTGCAACCTGGGGCTGTCATATTTTCAGATGCTGGTCCGGACACCAGGTGGATAGGGGATGAAGCTGGTGTTGCTGGCTCCACTTGCTGGTCCCTTTTCAATCGAAGCTCTGCCAAGATTGGTGACACGGATCCCCA GTATTCTCGTGGAGGAGACCCGTATGGTCATGATTGGGTTCCTGCAGAGTGTGATGTATCCATCAGGTCTGGTTGGTTTTGGCATGCTTCGGAGCACCCAAAGTCTGCAATCACTTTGCTTGACATATATTACAATTCAGTGGGACGAAACTGTCTCTTTCTACTAAATGTCCCCCCAAATTCATCAGGTTTGATATCAGAAGAGGACATTCAAGTGCTTGAAGAATTCACCAAAATTCGACAAACCATATTCTCCCATAATTTGGCCAAGAATGCCATTCTGACTGCAAGCAGCCAACGTGGAGGCAAAAGTGATTCTCGGTTTGACCCAATCCATGTCCTTGAAGAAGGCATTTTCACTTATTGGGCACCTGAAGAGTATCAATCTGATTGGGCAATAAATCTGGACTTTGGGGAAGCCTTATCATTTAATGTGTTGCAAGTTCAAGAGCCCATCCATATGGGCCAGCGGATCATTGATTTCCATATTGATATTCATACTAAAgaagatgagtggaagacagtaATAAGCGGCACAACTGTGGGATATCGAAGGGTGCTTCGGTTTCTCACTGTAAAATCACAGTATTTGAGGATTGTCTTTGACAAGTCCCGGGCAGATCCACTGATTTCTTTTCTGGGGATTTACTTTGACCCGTTTTCCATTGTGAATGATGCATCCGTTACAAACTCAACGTTGTACTTCAATGGCACTGAAGTTATTCGACTGACAGCTTACAACCATTCTCTCAGTGCCAAGATgtag